A single Crateriforma conspicua DNA region contains:
- a CDS encoding DEAD/DEAH box helicase — MSSVTDEKTEVLFPTDGDYQSFDDIDLSPLMRRAVARAGFTKPSPIQGSLIPLALEGVDVIGQARTGTGKTAAFSIPILEQLDGLEDCRDPQAIIVVPTRELADQVGRELERLAFGVPTEIAVLAGGKNINRQLRQLQNGVQVVVGTPGRLHDHLQRKSLRTDKVWCVVLDEADRMLDIGFRPQIERILRRCPRQRQTLLLSATLPPAVQRLAKSYMIDPQIIDCCQKEVAVETIEQRYFTVAQDQKGELLRRLLKREDPKQAIIFCRTKRGTDRLYRQLSRDFDKCGSMHGDMQQRERDRVLQNLRDGNLRILVATDVVGRGIDISTISHIINYDLPQDSDDYVHRVGRTGRMGRDGIAFTFVVPGEGEMLTSIEQRINRELIRDQIEGYDASPQVETAKPVEQAPKKQTRLNPMFRRVKRRR, encoded by the coding sequence ATGAGCAGCGTAACGGATGAAAAAACGGAAGTCCTCTTTCCAACTGACGGCGATTATCAGTCGTTCGACGATATCGACTTGTCGCCTTTGATGCGTCGGGCGGTGGCCCGCGCGGGATTCACCAAACCTTCACCCATTCAGGGTTCGCTGATCCCATTGGCGTTGGAAGGCGTGGATGTCATCGGCCAGGCACGGACGGGAACGGGCAAGACCGCCGCGTTCTCGATCCCCATCCTGGAGCAACTGGACGGCCTGGAAGACTGTCGGGATCCTCAAGCCATCATCGTCGTCCCGACCCGTGAATTGGCCGATCAAGTCGGCCGTGAATTGGAACGCTTGGCGTTCGGTGTGCCGACCGAAATCGCGGTTTTGGCGGGCGGCAAAAACATCAACCGACAACTTCGCCAGTTGCAAAACGGCGTCCAAGTCGTGGTGGGAACCCCCGGGCGTCTGCATGATCACTTGCAACGAAAGTCCCTGCGGACCGACAAGGTCTGGTGCGTGGTGTTGGACGAAGCCGATCGCATGTTGGACATCGGGTTTCGCCCACAGATCGAACGGATCCTGCGACGCTGTCCACGCCAACGTCAGACCCTGCTTTTGTCCGCGACATTGCCGCCGGCGGTTCAGCGATTGGCCAAATCGTACATGATCGATCCTCAGATCATCGATTGCTGCCAGAAAGAAGTCGCCGTCGAAACGATCGAACAGCGTTACTTCACGGTCGCCCAGGACCAGAAAGGCGAACTGTTGCGTCGCTTGCTGAAGCGTGAGGATCCCAAGCAGGCGATTATCTTTTGTCGGACCAAGCGTGGCACCGACCGACTGTACCGCCAGTTGAGCCGTGATTTCGATAAATGCGGCAGCATGCACGGTGACATGCAACAGCGGGAACGCGATCGCGTATTACAAAACTTGCGTGACGGCAACTTGCGGATCTTGGTCGCGACGGACGTCGTCGGCCGCGGGATCGATATCTCCACGATCTCTCACATCATCAACTATGACCTTCCGCAGGACAGTGACGACTACGTTCACCGCGTCGGCCGGACCGGACGTATGGGACGCGATGGCATCGCGTTCACATTCGTCGTCCCTGGCGAAGGAGAGATGCTGACCAGCATCGAGCAGCGAATCAATCGAGAGCTGATTCGCGATCAAATCGAAGGCTATGACGCGTCACCACAAGTCGAAACGGCGAAGCCGGTTGAGCAAGCGCCGAAGAAACAGACGCGGCTAAATCCGATGTTCCGGCGCGTGAAACGACGGCGTTGA
- a CDS encoding BON domain-containing protein — MNQNNETELAVAALAALAESSVSELRFLRVDESENSLHLSGRVKSFYHKQLAQELVRPLADGRQVVNHVNVCHQPMSAAS, encoded by the coding sequence ATGAATCAGAACAATGAAACCGAATTGGCTGTGGCCGCGCTGGCCGCATTGGCCGAGAGCTCGGTATCAGAACTGCGTTTTTTGCGCGTCGATGAAAGCGAGAATTCGCTTCATCTGAGCGGACGTGTGAAGTCTTTCTATCACAAGCAACTGGCGCAAGAATTGGTTCGCCCGCTGGCCGACGGACGCCAAGTGGTCAACCACGTCAACGTCTGTCATCAACCGATGTCGGCTGCGTCCTGA
- a CDS encoding GGDEF domain-containing protein yields the protein MMNNIGLDILVAVTCGCGGAVVGWLMHALHRSIMPSPPSEHDSNPSHNESSGTSKGRSSHSAATNEQTTRRLAEIAERLRGFATTMAADVDAHQSRVQAVNHSLLGRQDSATPQDIIDSVNELIEANEQMQHQLNSAQRRIQEQSAQLETAEKRAQTDPLTMLANRRVFDETLAQHHLNGAKCSAALGLIDLDHFKKVNDIYGHRAGDEVLRHTAAILNARLKPFGTVARFGGEEFAIVIDNQDRNESLAILEQARTAIGEREILFEDQCLRVNSCLGVAFLEPGETTQQWLQRADEALYHSKENGRNCGHWMQQKTPRPMNHPTGFGPTPSASNASDSKIISDTTPVAAASAVAGTESNSGGDPASASMNSSPTNPQASNPAESATITPSKPTTGVVASLPAIDDLETKLSQQRRGGAMTAGTQVLAIRLSGKASPLKMRSLLQVVRASSRNVDEIGGYDDHTILLVMPSADQATALARGKQVCSAAQSLRLGTTDAQHRHPVAIGVVESSSDQTLVELANRAATLANETAAHGDAPVAIAEGLAAV from the coding sequence ATGATGAACAACATCGGGCTGGACATATTGGTTGCCGTCACCTGCGGCTGCGGTGGGGCCGTCGTCGGCTGGCTGATGCACGCACTGCATCGCTCGATCATGCCGTCACCCCCATCGGAACACGATTCAAATCCATCACACAACGAATCAAGCGGCACGTCCAAAGGCCGTTCGTCGCATTCCGCGGCGACGAATGAACAGACCACCCGTCGGTTGGCGGAAATAGCTGAACGACTGCGCGGGTTTGCCACCACGATGGCGGCCGATGTCGACGCACACCAAAGCCGTGTCCAAGCGGTCAATCATTCCTTGCTTGGCCGACAGGACTCCGCCACGCCTCAGGACATCATCGATTCGGTCAACGAATTGATCGAAGCCAATGAACAGATGCAGCATCAGCTGAATTCCGCGCAACGCCGTATCCAAGAGCAATCCGCTCAGCTGGAAACCGCGGAAAAGCGAGCGCAAACCGACCCGCTGACCATGCTGGCCAACCGCCGTGTGTTTGACGAAACGCTGGCCCAACACCATTTAAACGGAGCGAAGTGTTCCGCGGCATTGGGTCTGATCGACTTGGATCACTTCAAGAAGGTCAATGACATCTATGGCCACCGGGCCGGTGACGAAGTGCTGCGTCACACCGCGGCAATCCTGAACGCCCGGCTTAAGCCGTTTGGAACCGTTGCACGTTTCGGCGGCGAGGAATTTGCGATCGTGATCGACAACCAAGACCGCAATGAATCGCTGGCCATCCTTGAACAAGCACGAACCGCCATTGGCGAGCGAGAAATCCTTTTCGAAGACCAATGCCTGCGGGTCAATAGCTGTCTGGGCGTTGCCTTCCTGGAACCAGGCGAAACAACACAGCAATGGCTTCAGCGTGCCGACGAAGCGTTGTATCACTCCAAAGAAAACGGTCGAAACTGCGGCCATTGGATGCAGCAAAAAACACCGCGTCCGATGAACCATCCCACTGGTTTCGGTCCAACGCCAAGTGCGTCCAACGCATCGGATTCCAAGATCATCTCCGACACGACACCCGTTGCAGCCGCATCCGCAGTCGCCGGGACGGAATCAAATTCGGGTGGCGATCCGGCTTCAGCATCGATGAACTCGTCCCCGACAAACCCGCAGGCGTCCAACCCGGCGGAATCGGCAACCATCACACCGTCCAAACCGACCACCGGCGTGGTCGCGTCGCTGCCGGCCATCGATGACTTGGAAACAAAGCTATCCCAGCAACGTCGTGGCGGGGCGATGACGGCCGGAACTCAGGTTTTGGCGATTCGCCTGTCGGGCAAAGCATCACCGCTGAAAATGCGATCTCTGTTGCAGGTCGTTCGCGCCAGCAGTCGTAACGTGGACGAAATCGGCGGGTACGACGATCACACGATCCTGTTGGTCATGCCATCGGCGGATCAGGCCACTGCTCTGGCACGCGGCAAACAAGTCTGTAGCGCCGCCCAATCCTTGCGTTTGGGAACCACCGACGCCCAACATCGACACCCGGTGGCGATCGGCGTGGTGGAATCCTCTTCGGACCAAACGCTGGTCGAATTGGCAAACCGCGCCGCGACCTTGGCGAACGAAACAGCCGCCCATGGCGACGCCCCGGTTGCCATCGCCGAAGGCCTGGCGGCAGTCTGA
- a CDS encoding response regulator transcription factor: MRFHILVVEDEKHLAVGIKYNLEADSYRVTIAEDGQTALRIMESVGDSVDLVILDLMLPGMSGYTVCERLRSAGRTLPILMLSARTLAEDRTRGFDVGANQYMSKPFELDELLSRVKNLLHTGNGHHATEAPKPPPPALRQIEFGHVQVDFDTHECRAGDRDVRMTSKELRLLRYFVENPNRVISRAELLSEVWEMNGNLQTRAVDQFIARLRKIIEVDSGNPVHLLTVRDAGYRFVLNPEGKDEAEGG; encoded by the coding sequence ATGCGTTTCCACATCCTGGTCGTCGAAGACGAAAAGCATTTGGCTGTCGGGATCAAGTACAACCTTGAAGCAGACAGCTATCGCGTCACCATTGCCGAAGACGGCCAAACGGCGCTGCGGATCATGGAATCGGTCGGCGACAGTGTTGACTTGGTGATCTTGGATCTGATGCTGCCAGGAATGAGTGGCTATACGGTTTGTGAACGCTTGCGGAGTGCCGGTCGCACCTTGCCGATCTTGATGCTGTCGGCTCGAACGCTGGCGGAGGATCGTACACGTGGATTCGACGTCGGTGCAAATCAGTACATGAGCAAGCCGTTCGAGTTGGACGAACTGCTCAGCCGCGTCAAAAACCTGTTGCACACCGGCAACGGCCACCATGCCACCGAGGCACCCAAGCCGCCGCCACCCGCATTGCGACAGATCGAATTCGGTCACGTTCAAGTTGATTTTGACACGCACGAATGCCGCGCGGGTGATCGCGATGTTCGCATGACATCCAAGGAACTTCGGCTGCTGCGTTATTTTGTGGAAAATCCCAACCGTGTCATCAGCAGGGCCGAATTGTTGTCCGAGGTCTGGGAAATGAACGGCAATCTGCAGACGCGAGCGGTCGATCAATTCATCGCTCGGCTTCGAAAAATCATCGAAGTCGACAGCGGAAACCCGGTCCATTTATTGACGGTCCGCGACGCCGGCTATCGCTTCGTGCTGAATCCCGAAGGCAAGGACGAAGCAGAAGGCGGCTAA
- a CDS encoding sensor histidine kinase, translated as MLERRSLKGPVVLGVVMIVLVIILGAMWVVGNILGATGTPVSPTMFWAMLATGGVLLTFVLAGVITYLTLTVKAFNLNRRQSNFIDSVTHELKSPLASLKLYLQTMTRRAVDADQQQHFHRTMLEDVERLDSLINHLLDAARIERGVEPQPPATVRLDELLDQLAQAACLRYRTDPSVVSIRSNQVTVNSQLIQLEILFRNLIDNAVKYAGDPPEVVVTVSTQNQKDVIVRVADNGCGIPMDQRRKVFGRFVRLGNELERSKPGTGLGLYLVRNVAKTLGGVVRVNDRTGGGTEFEVLLRSVWQHEQARSGDDTESPPTSLLDFPPGEDPMKLPINQFDPKGDGQESIKSDESTVRLAKPGGPSGG; from the coding sequence TTGCTCGAGCGTCGATCCCTGAAAGGCCCCGTCGTCCTTGGCGTCGTGATGATCGTATTGGTGATCATCTTGGGCGCGATGTGGGTGGTGGGAAACATCTTGGGCGCGACCGGTACGCCGGTGTCGCCGACGATGTTTTGGGCGATGTTGGCGACCGGTGGCGTCTTGCTGACATTCGTTTTGGCAGGCGTGATCACCTACCTGACGCTGACGGTCAAAGCATTCAATTTGAATCGCCGTCAGTCGAACTTCATTGATTCGGTGACTCATGAACTGAAGAGTCCCCTGGCGTCTCTGAAGCTGTATCTACAGACGATGACCCGACGGGCGGTCGATGCCGATCAACAACAGCATTTTCATCGCACGATGCTGGAAGACGTCGAACGCCTCGACTCGCTGATCAATCACTTGCTGGACGCGGCTAGAATCGAGCGTGGCGTGGAACCACAGCCGCCGGCAACCGTTCGTTTGGATGAGTTATTGGATCAGTTGGCCCAGGCCGCATGCCTGCGGTATCGCACCGACCCCAGCGTCGTGTCGATACGGTCAAACCAAGTCACGGTTAACAGCCAGTTGATTCAGTTGGAGATCCTGTTTCGTAATTTGATCGACAATGCGGTGAAGTATGCCGGCGACCCACCGGAAGTCGTGGTCACTGTTTCGACCCAGAACCAAAAAGACGTGATCGTTCGTGTCGCTGATAACGGATGCGGCATTCCGATGGATCAGCGACGAAAGGTTTTTGGACGCTTCGTTCGGCTTGGCAATGAACTCGAACGCAGCAAGCCGGGAACGGGCTTGGGGTTGTATTTGGTTCGTAACGTCGCGAAGACGCTAGGTGGTGTCGTTCGGGTGAACGATCGCACCGGGGGCGGAACTGAATTTGAAGTTTTGTTGCGGTCCGTCTGGCAACACGAACAGGCACGATCGGGCGACGATACCGAATCACCACCGACGTCACTGCTGGATTTTCCGCCCGGCGAAGATCCGATGAAGCTGCCGATCAATCAATTCGATCCAAAGGGCGACGGCCAAGAAAGCATCAAGTCTGACGAATCGACGGTTCGCCTGGCCAAGCCTGGTGGGCCCAGCGGCGGATGA
- a CDS encoding ABC transporter ATP-binding protein — MTATTPGDGTAVPRFDTESQSDAPGLASDAVRASEAAIVRVTNLQKSYRGGSVMRRTPVKALRGVTLQAYAGEVFGLLGPNGAGKTTLIKTLLGIIQPSGGTAELFGIPVHSFSARRRVGYLPESLRIDRHHTARTALWYYGRLSGMTRAQIQQRRESLLKLVGLENRSRESVRRFSKGMYQRLGLAQALMHNPDLLILDEPTDGLDPVGRNEVRRVIERLRDDGKTIFLNSHILQEVELVCSRVAIMAGGEVKGIGTIDELRGDADGSHVSLHLRVSLADYQDGPETPTHNTDFAAVCQRLNDSLGQAGFNTQNVAPEKDDAVCRLAVLVDRNEGSNALVDWLRSRDIRLLELTTHRPSLEDTFLRLVGRVDTQD, encoded by the coding sequence GTGACAGCAACGACGCCGGGCGACGGCACGGCCGTTCCAAGGTTCGACACCGAATCTCAAAGTGATGCGCCCGGTCTTGCCTCCGATGCGGTCAGGGCCTCCGAAGCAGCGATCGTCCGAGTCACCAATTTGCAAAAATCGTATCGCGGCGGCTCCGTGATGCGCCGCACGCCGGTGAAAGCCCTGAGGGGTGTCACCTTGCAGGCGTACGCGGGCGAAGTTTTTGGATTGTTGGGCCCCAACGGCGCCGGCAAAACGACGTTGATCAAAACACTGCTGGGCATCATCCAGCCCAGCGGGGGCACCGCGGAGCTGTTCGGCATCCCCGTGCATTCCTTTTCCGCCCGTCGCCGCGTCGGCTACCTGCCGGAATCGTTGCGAATCGACCGCCACCATACGGCGCGCACGGCTTTGTGGTATTACGGCCGGCTAAGTGGGATGACGAGAGCCCAGATCCAGCAGCGACGCGAATCTCTTTTGAAACTGGTCGGGCTGGAAAACCGCAGCCGCGAATCGGTCCGCCGATTCAGCAAAGGAATGTATCAGCGACTCGGCCTGGCCCAGGCTTTGATGCACAATCCCGATCTGCTGATCTTGGATGAACCGACCGACGGGCTGGACCCCGTTGGACGCAACGAAGTCCGCCGCGTGATCGAACGATTGCGAGACGACGGAAAAACAATCTTTTTAAACAGCCACATCCTGCAGGAAGTCGAATTGGTCTGCAGCCGTGTCGCGATCATGGCCGGCGGGGAAGTGAAGGGCATTGGCACCATTGACGAATTACGCGGTGACGCCGACGGATCGCATGTGTCCCTGCATCTGCGTGTCAGTTTGGCGGATTACCAAGACGGGCCGGAAACACCGACGCACAATACAGATTTTGCCGCAGTCTGCCAACGATTGAACGATTCACTTGGCCAAGCCGGCTTCAACACTCAAAACGTTGCACCGGAGAAAGACGACGCGGTCTGTCGCCTAGCGGTTTTGGTTGACCGCAACGAAGGCAGCAACGCATTGGTCGACTGGCTGCGGTCCCGCGATATCCGCCTGTTGGAATTGACCACCCATCGTCCCAGTCTGGAAGACACGTTTTTGCGGTTGGTCGGACGTGTGGATACGCAAGACTGA
- a CDS encoding ABC transporter permease, with amino-acid sequence MRSFRFSAYTAILIDSFHAALASRVLWCAFVAIWLLLLALAPIGYREDLTTDFRWQDFAAGTKLKAMLATGLVQPEQTGPAVAKIANALPDDLKDQLRQVGEGSEVRIPLSDFADAFNDLLDDPSWYDPVAWQDLLAPFELIKRQQSNPDDWTKSERRRVARLRLETALPGVFEARSAQSILMTYAGFDFPASFTIDQRQFKALINQFVLPQLINLLLGFVLVFLGILVTASLIPDLLQPGSLHLLLSKPISRPMLFLTKFLGGCAFVFLCVVQLVIGLWLIAGLRLDIWNARLLWCIPVSVFLFSVFYSVSVLAGLRWRSPILSIGVTCMFGAIVFVVGFVGGLFDGLVRRPDEVIAVTVDQDDIIVKTRGQGLQRYDGDSNQWVDIVESQAMGRDRVLSPVSMDEGTIASARISGGRFNAFGAGTLDLLVFRRRNDWEPERLARLPVSTVDLRSDRAGHLYAKNMGDLFVADIDAIVDDEAQTADDAEAESSMTNWLSKLLSMQGAGTERFRSIIPAKASVASPSEFAVADDGRSLWLISAGRIFKLEKPSASTNGPWDLDASTEAEGEASADARIAISGNVLLVSRLNEPLQFFDARDLTPIKAQHAQGLQPEWDLVKVIGLETQNDGRIQFAFVNADAQAGLIEVDIVGDEPTFKTQTFPFREVVSISRIDQPNQVILSHHIDQLEWIDLRTMQSTKAVRPNMSTWRLVDRYVITPLRTIIPQTGELGGTVAAIIGGSDTAEIPGGPNRDDEQVVRYPIVRPVVSCAAFTLVMLTIGCVYFSRSDY; translated from the coding sequence GTGCGATCATTCCGCTTTTCAGCGTACACCGCCATTCTGATCGATTCATTCCACGCGGCATTGGCGTCACGTGTGTTGTGGTGTGCGTTCGTCGCGATTTGGCTGCTGCTGCTCGCATTAGCGCCAATCGGATACCGAGAAGACCTGACCACCGATTTTCGCTGGCAGGACTTTGCAGCCGGCACGAAACTGAAGGCGATGTTGGCCACCGGTTTGGTCCAGCCCGAACAGACCGGACCGGCTGTCGCAAAGATTGCCAATGCATTGCCAGATGATTTGAAAGACCAACTTCGTCAGGTCGGCGAAGGCAGCGAGGTTCGCATCCCGCTGAGCGATTTTGCCGATGCGTTCAACGATTTGTTGGACGATCCATCTTGGTATGATCCGGTCGCCTGGCAGGATCTGCTGGCCCCGTTTGAATTGATCAAACGCCAGCAATCAAACCCTGACGACTGGACAAAATCCGAACGCAGACGGGTGGCCCGACTTCGTTTGGAAACGGCCTTGCCAGGCGTCTTCGAAGCCAGATCCGCACAATCCATCTTGATGACCTACGCGGGATTTGATTTCCCCGCGTCTTTTACCATTGACCAGCGCCAGTTCAAAGCGTTGATCAACCAATTCGTTTTGCCTCAGCTGATCAACTTGCTTCTGGGTTTCGTCCTGGTCTTCTTAGGAATCTTGGTGACCGCATCATTGATTCCGGACCTATTGCAACCGGGCAGCCTTCACTTGCTGCTTAGCAAACCGATCAGCCGCCCGATGCTTTTTTTGACAAAGTTTCTGGGCGGCTGTGCGTTCGTTTTTCTATGCGTGGTCCAACTTGTCATCGGCTTGTGGCTGATTGCGGGTTTGCGATTGGATATCTGGAACGCACGTCTGCTGTGGTGCATTCCGGTCAGCGTGTTTCTGTTTTCGGTCTTTTACAGCGTGTCAGTGTTGGCCGGATTGCGTTGGCGATCTCCCATCTTGTCGATCGGCGTGACCTGCATGTTCGGGGCGATCGTATTCGTGGTCGGTTTCGTCGGTGGGTTGTTTGACGGACTGGTCCGCCGTCCCGACGAAGTGATCGCGGTGACGGTGGACCAGGATGACATCATTGTAAAAACCCGGGGTCAAGGCCTTCAGCGTTACGACGGCGATTCCAACCAATGGGTCGACATCGTCGAAAGCCAAGCGATGGGGCGTGATCGGGTGCTGTCACCGGTGTCGATGGATGAAGGGACGATCGCATCGGCCAGAATCAGTGGTGGTCGGTTCAATGCATTCGGCGCTGGCACATTGGACTTGCTGGTCTTTCGCCGCCGCAATGATTGGGAACCGGAACGCCTGGCTCGGTTGCCCGTTTCCACCGTGGATCTTCGATCGGACCGGGCAGGGCACCTGTACGCCAAGAACATGGGCGACCTGTTCGTCGCTGACATCGATGCCATTGTTGACGACGAAGCACAGACCGCTGACGACGCGGAAGCCGAATCGTCCATGACCAACTGGCTGTCCAAGTTGTTGTCGATGCAGGGTGCGGGGACCGAACGTTTTCGGTCCATCATTCCCGCCAAAGCAAGTGTCGCCAGCCCCAGTGAGTTCGCCGTCGCCGATGACGGCCGATCCCTCTGGCTGATCAGCGCGGGCCGCATTTTCAAACTGGAAAAACCCAGTGCGTCAACCAACGGCCCTTGGGATCTAGACGCGTCCACCGAAGCCGAAGGTGAAGCGTCCGCCGATGCACGGATCGCAATTAGCGGCAACGTCTTGCTGGTTTCACGCCTGAACGAGCCATTGCAGTTCTTTGATGCCCGCGATTTGACGCCGATCAAAGCCCAACATGCACAGGGCCTACAACCCGAGTGGGACTTGGTCAAAGTCATCGGACTGGAAACCCAAAACGACGGCAGAATTCAATTTGCCTTTGTGAATGCCGACGCACAGGCTGGGTTGATCGAAGTCGACATCGTCGGAGACGAGCCGACATTCAAAACACAGACGTTTCCGTTTCGCGAAGTGGTGTCAATCAGCCGTATTGATCAACCCAATCAAGTCATTCTCTCGCACCACATTGATCAACTTGAATGGATCGACTTGCGGACGATGCAAAGCACCAAAGCCGTCCGGCCAAACATGTCAACTTGGCGTCTGGTCGATCGCTACGTGATCACTCCCCTGCGAACGATCATTCCACAGACCGGCGAATTGGGCGGAACCGTCGCCGCGATCATCGGCGGCAGCGATACCGCAGAAATACCAGGTGGGCCCAACCGCGATGACGAACAGGTCGTCCGGTACCCGATCGTTCGACCGGTGGTCAGCTGCGCGGCATTCACACTGGTCATGCTGACGATCGGTTGCGTCTACTTTTCACGCAGCGACTACTGA
- the xylB gene encoding xylulokinase, translated as MAFYLGIDVGTSGTKTLLVDEAGNVVAESDASYPLEQPRPGWTQQDPDDWWKATVKTVRAVIKKGKVDASDVKAIGLSGQMHGSVFLDKDDNVIRPALLWNDQRTAAECDEITESAGGRSALIKMVANPALTGFQAPKILWMRNNEKRNFAKLAKVLLPKDEIRRRLIGDYVTEVSDASGTLLLDVVRRNWSKKLLGKLDLDPDLLPRVVESEEVTGQLTSEAAKALGLTTDCKVIGGAGDCAAGAVGNGVVKKGVLSTSIGTSGVMFVHSDEPQYDAAGRLHTFCHAVRGKWHMMGVNLTSGGSLQWWVESVIQGLAGVSGKDVYKAVTEEAKKIDAGSEGLVFLPYLNGERTPHADPDVRGSFVGLGMNHNRGAMTRAVMEGITFALRDSLNIIESLDVPVRQIRVSGGGSKNPFWRQMQADVFGRKVTTLKVEQGPAYGVALLAMVGDGLHRNIESACKANILVAEETQADRAAAKRYNALFPVYRDLYGQLKESTQALAEYREAFL; from the coding sequence ATGGCTTTCTATCTAGGAATTGACGTCGGGACGAGTGGCACCAAGACCTTGTTGGTCGACGAGGCGGGCAATGTCGTCGCCGAAAGTGATGCGTCGTATCCGTTGGAACAGCCCCGACCGGGTTGGACCCAACAGGACCCGGACGATTGGTGGAAAGCAACGGTGAAGACGGTCCGTGCGGTGATCAAGAAAGGCAAGGTCGACGCATCGGATGTCAAAGCCATCGGCCTTAGCGGCCAGATGCACGGCAGTGTCTTTCTGGACAAAGACGACAATGTGATTCGGCCCGCTCTGTTGTGGAACGACCAACGCACGGCAGCGGAATGTGATGAGATCACTGAAAGTGCCGGCGGACGATCTGCGTTGATCAAGATGGTGGCGAATCCGGCGTTGACCGGTTTTCAAGCACCCAAAATCCTGTGGATGCGAAACAACGAAAAACGAAATTTCGCCAAGCTGGCCAAGGTCCTGTTGCCCAAGGACGAGATCCGGCGCCGCCTGATTGGTGATTACGTCACCGAGGTCAGTGACGCCAGTGGCACCCTGCTATTGGATGTGGTGCGTCGAAACTGGTCAAAGAAGTTGTTGGGTAAATTGGATTTGGATCCGGATCTGTTGCCTCGCGTCGTCGAAAGCGAAGAGGTTACCGGACAGTTGACGTCCGAAGCCGCCAAGGCTCTGGGTCTGACCACGGATTGCAAAGTGATCGGCGGGGCCGGCGATTGTGCGGCCGGTGCGGTTGGAAATGGTGTGGTGAAGAAGGGCGTGCTTAGTACGTCCATCGGAACCAGTGGTGTCATGTTTGTGCACAGCGATGAACCACAGTACGACGCGGCCGGTCGGCTGCACACGTTTTGTCATGCGGTGCGTGGCAAGTGGCACATGATGGGCGTCAATCTGACCAGCGGCGGTTCGTTGCAGTGGTGGGTCGAGAGTGTCATTCAAGGATTAGCCGGTGTCAGCGGAAAGGACGTCTACAAAGCGGTTACCGAAGAAGCCAAGAAGATCGATGCGGGCAGCGAAGGTTTGGTGTTTCTGCCGTATTTGAATGGCGAACGTACGCCTCACGCGGATCCTGATGTTCGCGGATCGTTTGTCGGTCTGGGGATGAACCACAATCGTGGTGCGATGACGCGCGCCGTGATGGAGGGAATCACGTTCGCGTTGCGTGACAGTTTGAACATCATCGAATCGTTGGACGTGCCTGTCCGCCAAATTCGCGTTTCTGGTGGCGGCAGCAAGAATCCGTTCTGGCGTCAGATGCAAGCGGATGTTTTTGGACGCAAGGTCACCACGCTGAAGGTCGAACAAGGGCCAGCGTATGGCGTGGCGTTGCTGGCGATGGTCGGTGATGGTCTGCACCGCAACATCGAATCCGCATGCAAAGCGAATATCTTGGTGGCCGAAGAAACGCAAGCAGATCGCGCCGCCGCCAAACGATACAACGCGTTGTTCCCCGTCTATCGCGACCTTTACGGTCAGCTGAAAGAATCGACCCAAGCGTTGGCTGAGTATCGCGAAGCGTTTCTGTAG
- a CDS encoding bL17 family ribosomal protein, whose product MRHRRKGRVLGRAPSHRKALLKNLVSALFLTERDATYDDNAPKNPGQIVTTLHKAKEMRPLVEKCITIAKKSIPHAEEAEKYATDADRGTDAYKQWRKSDDWQKWAAARAPVVAAQRRVLQLIGDRQAVAILFDTVAPRYADRPGGYTRIVRLATPRLGDAGLRAVLQLVGEDERRNRRAERPAFESDLPEDDTNNCPEASGDDADKKEETVAAGDAS is encoded by the coding sequence ATGCGTCACCGCCGAAAAGGTCGCGTTCTGGGTCGGGCTCCCAGCCACCGCAAAGCATTGCTGAAAAACTTGGTCAGCGCCCTGTTTTTGACCGAACGGGATGCTACATACGACGACAATGCGCCGAAGAACCCTGGCCAAATTGTGACCACGTTGCACAAGGCCAAGGAAATGCGTCCGTTGGTCGAAAAGTGCATCACGATCGCGAAAAAGTCGATCCCGCACGCTGAAGAAGCCGAAAAGTATGCGACCGATGCCGATCGTGGCACGGATGCTTACAAGCAATGGCGCAAAAGCGACGATTGGCAAAAGTGGGCAGCCGCACGTGCCCCCGTGGTTGCCGCGCAGCGTCGCGTCCTGCAGTTGATCGGCGACCGTCAAGCGGTGGCGATCCTGTTCGACACGGTCGCACCGCGTTATGCCGATCGACCCGGTGGCTACACTCGAATCGTCCGCCTGGCAACGCCTCGCTTGGGCGACGCGGGTCTGCGTGCGGTCCTGCAGTTGGTCGGTGAAGACGAACGTCGCAACCGTCGCGCCGAACGACCGGCGTTCGAATCGGATTTGCCGGAGGACGATACCAACAACTGTCCCGAAGCCAGCGGTGATGACGCGGACAAGAAAGAAGAAACCGTTGCGGCCGGCGACGCTAGCTGA